A window from Larimichthys crocea isolate SSNF chromosome XXIII, L_crocea_2.0, whole genome shotgun sequence encodes these proteins:
- the LOC104918178 gene encoding mucin-16 has protein sequence MSTSDAGELDLRVVGGETTTPLYRTTRAARTTTAREQQNETFSKRFKQEENRDDETPAGQQCHPSAIRQKETRKALAFKAHRLRKKEAVDCGDSKVQTQKPTGPRFTSSLYFRLSRNLGLDNPELRVKKNLDRRLHSLTETQRAEAENNSCQVNGQTSPPDTSIQIASDQKEEVITVLCNEPEITRDLSTSQSFSNGKSGPHGRNGLCMLPRGSQPRTGTRSVESKEDIKDHTELQKQTDLVDPSTSTRTMLSSTVVTVLAPHWSGRPRRAKRFEGTGSSEAQGNLQDVTNTVANHTQAHVQDTASTSLTDRSQAQLRVPFLGTRSNTVDWTTKSGPAGLDYESKRKMIQTISLDVNSGRMDNKKRYAVASSPVGPVSPMSPLSPDPNERRNPQTGHQGGLSSLSSKPTTSSLLLSLRNSSGRNSNAASTVSEISPNLSSSPSDRDGKLFTTCLSQSFHNNNEQERSKPLLSPSSVPYRTSETGPSLSPSSSNHRERTIFGARSFSASHTNKDVEDTPFIQQPQITNRTQASLSCSKQAFLSRGPSERQVDCRDSEKSTNLLSDISVSSARHSPYDRSGLHKTQSLPRRTTLTSTSWWKQVTQEGSSPLTLNDTTNIKEKPNTPLVPPGIDKSDMASPSLTDNKRFSSQIPNNRDNNNTTETVCKGNMNLVMKMQGGIHNLKQRHAEDSLDNKSDRFVKQHYGSNSNTREPQKPHDLPDVSSSSKLSRATVQTNLSHPKDLTKHDVSNSSFTAYVTELPPTMLNPTSPITPTESSSKYNNNLCTSKTNSTPTSTHNKDPQRFTKPFLSNTLNTSKTTSGLPLTPNIKTTSSFHSHPVTSQTSIHASSYTSSPSQPPKFNNIANTTPLGFERSYASVPKPFHPKTVSGLIPTVNAFSKSNYCPVSTVSTISTTSSHPATTTVQSLSLLTPPVTPAMASSPNTVAISSLLTPPATPIITSPNYSDTSSPKEGRTISSSQERDTKKPHVEGKKVRRVTWEDSVDLQCSEPIAVEKPEPTQIPTSSPSPSRSPRSIKAPSIFSFLRSSSPTTNTSPLCPPTPKTSSIEAVKGAKFRSLSSDSPDLGSREQGKSKQRPSDIMTFDQGRRDFTTPRQERTQSVESGTVQGRSSVPLSLPPDFSSGYKLRYSSPPYSTLMSTRSSQGETKTLIPRSSLFQQSSQSNYTPNLSINTDPAAVMTLPVSKPPLSPISSPQPLSLSLQSKNTTQESSKCEIYEIDQLNNNHSKSICQDAQLLLVNNRVHVSSHSLQGDKAHNSSSTCVTETLVYSIKSKVNPARTAPKKTTPKSLQHTANTLVSVETELSQQSHTIQSKEAAGEPSHSDQSSNSSTSTETLPPDDESSNRRMKESVLSKSRFLSVESNNEQSPKKSRFGLKKSFSTPNASLSRSESERANKTNNKMDQVLNKLRQTFSSRRSDDDVLFPWKWKRGSQTPSVSGSSDISSVSDSSVESGKILEKQEQEKGVMLKDNEKDTEDANRWTQNRYTLTPSSASRSTMAGEKFYSWTDKSTPQADQDRQNACVEHMSECKNQPHLKIHSPTMHQFDFDYKDIGTTNQFLSCRDPNPGRSPNLTTAYPTQFGKSSSSPRSPFSPFSSLSPVSPFTSPDVTDDSVFYSPKLQRRRESPSPCEPGEGISLGGSRRNRASTGPPSASPGQDKEYSPSSYADLKYGIEPGRSFSVSSVLSSRPSGPGRISTGSRFLSVGDLSESALTCGGTGKDLYHWSTSSDWPTNYDCQPTKDCHMSYFPSDPGKMRSRSLPRSLTRCLANWSSEASPPVNTMAPKPARLWSPNMNTCHFAWDTEGPPTPPPTPPLSPVTKRMSKPPSLSSPTFPSSSGAPQQVDSQSSRGHLPSRGYVSSLSTFEESSDSSSDTTTDDEYYLETGEDEEKETEL, from the exons aGAACAGCAGAATGAAACATTCAGTAAAAGGTTCAAGCAGGAAGAGAATCGTGATGATGAAACCCCAGCTGGACAGCAGTGTCACCCATCAGCcatcagacagaaagaaacacgcAAAG CACTAGCATTTAAAGCACACAGgctaagaaagaaagaggcagtTGATTGTGGTGACTCAAAGGTCCAGACTCAGAAGCCCACTGGACCCAGATTCACATCCTCCCTGTACTTCAGACTCTCCAGAAATCTAGGCCTTGACAACCCAGAGCTAAGAGTCAAGAAGAATTTAGACCGTCGTCTACACAG TTTAACTGAAACACAGAGGGCAGAGGCTGAGAACAACAGCTGTCAG GTTAATGGACAAACATCACCACCAGACACCTCAATACAAATAGCCAGTGACCAAAAAGAAGAGGTTATCACAGTTCTTTGCAATGAACCAGAGATTACCAGGGACTTGAGTACATCTCAAAGTTTTTCAAATGGAAAGTCTGGACCACATGGGCGTAATGGCTTGTGCATGCTTCCACGTGGGTCACAGCCAAGGACTGGCACTAGATCTGTTGAGTCAAAAGAAGACATAAAAGACCATACAGAGCTTCAGAAACAAACTGATCTTGTGGATCCATCCACCTCTACTAGAACCATGCTGTCTTCCACTGTGGTAACAGTTCTTGCCCCACATTGGAGTGGCAGACCAAGACGGGCCAAAAGATTTGAGGGAACTGGCAGTTCGGAAGCTCAGGGGAATTTACAAGATGTAACCAATACTGTGGCAAACCATACACAAGCACATGTTCAGGACACTGCAAGCACTTCGTTGACAGATAGATCACAAGCCCAGTTAAGGGTTCCATTTCTGGGAACCAGGAGCAATACAGTTGACTGGACAACTAAGAGTGGTCCTGCTGGCTTGGACTATGAATCTAAGAGGAAAATGATTCAGACTATCTCTTTGGACGTAAACTCTGGAAGGATGGACAATAAGAAAAGATATGCAGTTGCTTCAAGTCCTGTAGGCCCTGTATCTCCCATGTCACCCCTTTCCCCTGACCCAAATGAGAGGAGGAATCCACAAACTGGTCATCAAGGAGGACTGTCATCTTTAAGCTCAAAACCAACAACCAGCAGTCTACTTCTGTCTTTAAGAAACTCCAGTGGCAGAAACTCTAATGCAGCCTCCACTGTCTCTGAGATCAGTCCGAATTTGAGCAGTTCACCAAGTGATCGAGACGGAAAATTATTCACAACATGCCTTTCTCAAAGCTTTCACAATAATAATGAGCAAGAGAGGTCAaagcctctcctctctccatcatccGTCCCTTACAGGACATCAGAAACTGGGCCTAGCCTTTCTCCGTCATCCTCCAATCACAGGGAAAGAACCATATTTGGAGCACGGTCCttttcagcttcacacacaaacaaagacgtAGAGGACACACCCTTTATCCAGCAACCTCAAATAACAAACAGAACTCAGGCCAGTCTTTCATGTTCCAAACAAGCATTTCTAAGTAGAGGACCATCAGAGAGACAAGTGGACTGCAGAGATTCAGAAAAAAGTACAAACTTACTCTCAgacatctctgtctcttctgccAGACATTCCCCATATGACCGCTCTGGACTTCATAAAACCCAGTCCCTCCCTAGAAGGACCACCCTGACATCCACTTCCTGGTGGAAACAAGTTACCCAGGAAGGCAGTTCCCCTCTAACCCTCAATGATACAACAAACATCAAAGAAAAGCCAAACACACCCTTAGTTCCACCCGGTATTGATAAAAGTGACATGGCCTCGCCAAGTCTGACTGACAACAAAAGATTTAGCAGTCAAATCCCCAATAACAGagacaacaataacacaacagaGACAGTTTGCAAAGGTAACATGAACCTTGTTATGAAGATGCAGGGAGGAATTCACAACCTCAAACAAAGACATGCTGAAGATTCACTTGACAATAAATCAGACAGATTTGTTAAACAGCATTATGGCTCCAATTCAAACACCAGAGAGCCACAAAAACCTCATGATTTGCCCGATGTTTCGTCTAGTTCTAAATTAAGCAGAGCTACAGTGCAGACAAATCTGAGTCACCCTAAAGATCTCACCAAGCATGATGTAAGCAATAGTTCGTTTACAGCATATGTAACTGAATTACCACCTACTATGCTAAATCCTACGAGCCCAATTACACCCACTGAGAGCAGCagtaaatacaataataatctTTGTACATCCAAAACCAACAGCACCCCCACATCTACTCACAACAAGGACCCTCAAAGGTTTACCAAACCATTCCTTTCAAACACTCTCAATACCTCTAAAACCACTTCTGGTCTCCCTTTAACCCCAAACATTAAAACCACTTCTTCCTTTCACTCTCATCCGGTCACGTCACAGACCAGTATTCATGCTTCTTCATATACCAGCTCTCCTTCCCAACCACCCAAATTCAACAACATAGCGAACACCACTCCTCTTGGCTTTGAAAGAAGCTATGCCTCTGTTCCCAAGCCTTTCCATCCTAAAACTGTGTCTGGCTTGATTCCCACTGTCAATGCATTTTCTAAATCAAACTATTGCCCTGTATCCACTGTTTCTACCATCTCTACCACTAGCAGCCATCCTGCAACCACAACTGTCCAGAGTCTGTCACTCCTTACTCCTCCCGTCACTCCTGCCATGGCATCCTCTCCTAACACTGTCGCTATTTCCTCTCTCTTAACACCCCCTGCCACGCCTATCATTACCAGCCCCAACTACTCAGACACTTCCAGCCCCAAGGAAGGGAGGACAATTTCAAGCAGCcaagaaagagacacaaagaaaccCCATGTAGAGGGAAAGAAAGTGAGACGAGTAACATGGGAGGACTCAGTGGATCTGCAGTGTTCTGAGCCAATCGCAGTTGAAAAGCCAGAGCCAACTCAAATCCCAACAAGCTCTCCATCTCCCTCAAGGTCCCCACGAAGCATTAAAGCtccatccatcttttcttttctaagaTCAAGCAGTCCAACCACAAATACATCTCCTCTTTGCCCCCCTACCCCAAAGACCTCCAGCATAGAGGCAGTGAAAGGAGCAAAGTTTCGGTCCTTATCATCTGACTCCCCTGATTTAGGATCCAGAGAGCAAGGGAAATCTAAGCAGAGACCTAGTGATATAATGACCTTTGACCAGGGAAGACGGGACTTTACCACACCCAGGCAGGAGAGGACACAATCAGTTGAGTCTGGCACAGTTCAAGGCCGttcttctgttcctctctccctcccacctgACTTTTCAAGCGGATATAAGCTTCGATATAGCTCCCCACCTTACTCCACTCTTATGTCTACCAGGTCATCCCAGGGAGAAACTAAGACTTTAATACCTAGATCATCCCTCTTCCAACAATCCTCACAGTCAAATTATACCCCAAATCTTTCAATAAATACTGACCCAGCTGCAGTCATGACCTTACCAGTGTCCAAACCCCCTCTGTCACCGATCAGCTCACCACAGCCCTTATCGTTGTCTTTGCAAAGCAAAAATACCACCCAAGAAAGTTCAAAGTGTGAAATCTATGAAATTGATCAACTCAATAATAATCACAGCAAGAGCATCTGTCAAGATGCCCAGCTATTACTTGTCAATAACAGAGTTCATGTCAGCTCACATTCTCTGCAGGGTGATAAGGCACACAACTCCTCTTCAACATGTGTAACCGAGACACTGGTTTACAGCATTAAATCTAAAGTAAATCCAGCTCGAACTGCCCCGAAGAAAACCACACCTAAATCTCTGCAGCATACCGCAAACACACTGGTTTCTGTGGAGACAGAGTTAAGtcaacagtcacacacaatTCAGAGTAAGGAAGCCGCAGGTGAACCTAGTCATTCAGATCAGAGCTCAAATAGTAGCACCTCAACAGAGACTCTGCCGCCTGATGATGAAAGCTCAAACAGAAGAATGAAAGAGAGTGTGCTGAGCAAAAGCAGATTTTTGTCAGTGGAGAGCAACAATGAACAAAGCCCAAAGAAAAGCCGGTTTGGactgaaaaaaagtttcagtaCACCAAATGCCAGTTTGTCAAGATCAGAGTCAGAAAGGGCCAACAAAACTAATAACAAAATGGACCAGGTCCTTAACAAACTGAGACAAACATTCAGCAGTAGACggtctgatgatgatgtgttgttTCCATGGAAATGGAAGCGAGGCTCCCAAACACCTTCTGTTAGTGGATCAAGTGACATCAGCAGTGTCAGTGATAGCTCTGTTGAGAGTGGCAAAATTCTAGAGAAGCAAGAGCAGGAGAAAGGGGTGATGCTGAAGGACAATGAAAAGGACACAGAGGATGCAAATAGATGGACACAAAACAGATACACTCTCACACCATCGTCTGCTTCTAGAAGCACAATGGCAGGAGAGAAGTTTTATAGTTGGACAGACAAATCAACTCCACAAGCTGACCAAGACAGGCAAAATGCTTGTGTAGAGCACATGTCAGAATGTAAAAACCAACCTCATTTAAAAATCCACAGCCCAACAATGCACCAGTTTGACTTTGACTACAAAGACATTGGGACAACAAACCAGTTCCTCTCTTGTAGAGATCCCAATCCTGGTAGGAGCCCTAACCTCACTACTGCTTATCCTACTCAGTTCGGGAAGTCTTCATCAAGCCCTAGGAGCCCCTTCTcccccttctcttctctttcccctGTCTCCCCATTCACCTCGCCTGATGTTACAGATGACAGTGTCTTCTACAGCCCAAAGTTACAGCGACGGAGAGAATCCCCCTCCCCATGTGAGCCAGGAGAGGGAATCAGTCTGGGGGGTTCAAGAAGAAACCGGGCATCCACTGGTCCTCCAAGTGCAAGTCCGGGACAGGACAAGGAATACTCGCCATCTTCCTATGCAGACTTAAAGTATGGCATTGAGCCTGGGAGGTCATTTTCTGTGAGTTCGGTACTCTCCAGTCGGCCCTCAGGGCCTGGTCGCATCTCTACCGGATCTAGGTTCTTGAGTGTGGGTGACCTCTCTGAATCTGCCCTAACTTGTGGAGGTACTGGCAAGGACTTATATCACTGGTCCACTAGTTCTGATTGGCCCACAAATTATGATTGTCAGCCCACTAAGGACTGTCATATGTCATATTTCCCCAGTGACCCTGGTAAAATGAGATCGAGATCTCTTCCTCGATCACTGACCAGGTGCTTGGCAAATTGGAGCTCAGAAGCTTCTCCACCTGTAAATACCATGGCACCAAAGCCAGCCCGCCTTTGGAGCCCTAACATGAACACTTGTCACTTTGCATGGGATACAGAGGGTCCACCAACACCTCCTCCAACACCACCTCTGTCACCGGTTACCAAACGCATGTCCAAACCTCCCAGCCTTTCCTCTCCTACCTTTCCCAGCTCATCTGGAGCACCACAGCAAGTGGACAGCCAGTCCTCCAGAGGGCATTTGCCCTCCAGAGGTTATGTATCCAGCCTTAGCACCTTTGAGGAGTCTTCAGACAGTAGCTCAGACACGACAACAGACGATGAATATTACTTAGAAACAGGTGAAGAcgaagaaaaggagacagaatTGTGA